In a single window of the Papaver somniferum cultivar HN1 chromosome 8, ASM357369v1, whole genome shotgun sequence genome:
- the LOC113306288 gene encoding L10-interacting MYB domain-containing protein-like, giving the protein MEKKEDEKANKITFRSVPEFRGLFIDQCLAQATEHGFSGTSLKQTSWGNLCKFFSEKYDCTITQKKLRNHWDYLRTQYVTWSRLLARTGHGYNAETNTFDWSEEQWSELDKTIKNASQFKNKGLEDAEKLQNLFDGKFSTGVNRDTPGRMEPPCSAGTSTTNGSDSRISLGKEQNHEDDNF; this is encoded by the exons ATggagaaaaaagaagatgaaaaagcaAATAAGATAACTTTTAGGAGCGTTCCAGAATTTAGAGGGTTATTTATTGACCAATGTTTGGCACAAGCTACTGAGCATGGGTTTTCTGGAACTTCTTTGAAGCAAACTTCGTGGGGAAATTTGTGCAAATTCTTTTCTGAGAAGTATGACTGCACTATCACCCAAAAGAAATTGAGAAACCACTGGGATTACTTGCGCACCCAATATGTCACTTGGTCTCGTCTCTTAGCAAGAACCGGGCATGGGTACAACGCGGAGACGAACACTTTTGATTGGAGCGAAGAACAATGGTCTGAATTAGACAAG ACAATCAAAAACGCCAGTCAATTCAAGAATAAGGGACTGGAAGATGCAGAGAAGTTGCAGAATTTATTTGATGGGAAGTTCTCTACCGGAGTTAATAGGGATACGCCTGGAAGAATGGAACCTCCTTGTTCAGCTGGAACTTCTACAACTAATGGATCTGATTCCCGAATAAGTCTTGGAAAAGAACAAAATCATGAGGATGATAACTTTTAG